From the Desulfovibrio legallii genome, one window contains:
- a CDS encoding transglycosylase SLT domain-containing protein, translating into MKRRTALLLLMLGLLTALLVLGLLAGFVPQTEGPELRRRANPRVVSLTPADLPAPIVPLGDGARQWAVRRPVTAASPKAGAAQGRAGPAAPHGAWPPELRAAVGEPGGFAPLLSLDGASPPLLLGSLPPLYGDALDTGGRPLRWLTGPGTLAGYSPWQPPAPQAVAPPFTGEDASPAALHARAARYRRLVENFARRYDLDTDLVYAIIHSESDFSPTLVSNKSAMGLMQILPDTASDEVHRYLYGHRGEIGFDELRVPEVNIRYGTTYLHILLTRYFAGVEDELAREYCVVAAYNMGPNRFLRLYGATDAAAVARINTMSATELYADLTSRLPARETRFYVAKVRRMKDHYAALR; encoded by the coding sequence ATGAAACGCCGTACTGCTCTTTTACTGCTCATGCTCGGTCTGCTGACAGCCCTGCTGGTGCTGGGCCTGCTGGCGGGCTTTGTACCGCAGACCGAAGGCCCGGAGCTGCGGCGGCGGGCCAACCCTCGCGTGGTGAGCCTGACCCCCGCAGACCTGCCTGCGCCCATCGTGCCCCTGGGGGACGGCGCGCGCCAGTGGGCTGTGCGCAGACCAGTGACGGCCGCCTCGCCCAAAGCCGGTGCCGCGCAGGGCCGTGCCGGACCCGCTGCTCCGCACGGCGCATGGCCGCCGGAGTTGCGGGCCGCCGTGGGCGAGCCCGGCGGCTTTGCCCCCTTGCTGTCTCTGGACGGCGCAAGCCCTCCCCTGCTGCTGGGCAGCCTGCCGCCGCTCTACGGCGACGCCCTGGACACCGGCGGACGGCCCCTGCGCTGGCTGACGGGGCCCGGCACGCTGGCGGGCTACAGCCCCTGGCAGCCCCCTGCGCCGCAAGCGGTTGCCCCGCCTTTCACGGGCGAAGACGCAAGCCCCGCCGCCCTGCACGCCCGCGCGGCCCGCTACCGTCGGCTGGTAGAGAATTTTGCCCGCCGCTACGACCTGGATACAGACCTGGTCTACGCCATCATTCACAGCGAAAGTGATTTTTCGCCCACTCTGGTCAGCAACAAGTCGGCCATGGGGCTCATGCAGATTCTGCCAGACACAGCCAGCGACGAAGTGCACCGCTACCTGTACGGCCATCGCGGGGAAATCGGCTTTGACGAACTGCGCGTGCCGGAGGTAAACATCCGCTACGGCACCACCTACCTGCACATTCTGCTGACCCGTTATTTTGCCGGAGTGGAAGACGAACTGGCGCGGGAATACTGCGTTGTGGCGGCCTACAACATGGGCCCCAACCGTTTTCTACGGCTTTACGGAGCTACGGACGCGGCCGCCGTGGCCCGCATCAACACCATGAGCGCGACGGAGCTCTATGCCGACCTGACCTCCCGCCTGCCCGCGCGCGAAACGCGGTTCTATGTGGCCAAGGTGCGGCGCATGAAGGACCACTATGCGGCCCTGCGCTGA
- a CDS encoding OmpH family outer membrane protein, giving the protein MRISLFAPLALGLCLLLPACQQADTAKPQLAVVDMARIMRDSEPGKAGVKFLEGIQAEMQSSLNDIQSRLQKNPNDAQAQKELQTIYMAAQQRMQTEQQNVINVLYDMVQRVINGYRTEKGYAVILNSEAAAAYDAKADVTADIVAAVNKQKVDFKPAAKEADQEAKEAAPADKAAGKDVAPAADQKAGKDAKQAPKDADQKAAPAKK; this is encoded by the coding sequence ATGCGAATTTCTCTCTTTGCGCCCCTGGCCCTGGGGCTTTGCCTGCTGCTTCCCGCCTGCCAACAGGCTGATACCGCCAAACCCCAGCTGGCCGTGGTGGACATGGCCCGCATCATGCGCGACAGCGAACCGGGCAAAGCCGGCGTCAAATTCCTGGAAGGCATCCAGGCCGAAATGCAGTCTTCGCTTAACGACATCCAGTCCCGACTGCAGAAGAACCCCAACGACGCCCAGGCCCAAAAAGAACTGCAGACCATCTACATGGCCGCCCAGCAGCGCATGCAGACGGAGCAGCAGAACGTGATCAACGTGCTCTACGATATGGTTCAGCGCGTCATCAACGGCTACCGCACCGAAAAGGGCTACGCCGTTATCCTCAACAGCGAGGCTGCGGCCGCCTATGACGCCAAGGCCGACGTCACCGCCGACATCGTGGCTGCCGTCAACAAGCAGAAGGTGGACTTCAAGCCCGCCGCCAAAGAAGCCGACCAGGAAGCCAAGGAAGCCGCGCCCGCCGACAAGGCCGCCGGCAAGGACGTTGCGCCCGCCGCTGACCAGAAGGCCGGCAAGGACGCCAAACAGGCCCCCAAGGACGCGGACCAGAAGGCCGCGCCCGCCAAGAAGTAA
- a CDS encoding sigma-54-dependent transcriptional regulator, whose translation MARILVIDDEALMRTMVTVACARLGHEALAAADLRTGLEQGRTGVDVVLLDVWLPDGNGLEWQNDFAHLPGRPDVIIVTGHGDGDAVEAALRSGAWEFLCKPLHVRDIEQCLRQVLTFRQQRNPATEALLLDSGHIAGSGPEMCRALKLLGQAARSEVNVLLLGETGVGKEVFAKALYRNSPRAARPLVTVDCASLPDTLVESHLFGHSRGAFTGADRAREGLLLAADKGTLFLDEVGDLPLTVQGSFLRALEQRRFRPVGEVREVSSDFRLVAATNRDLEGMVLEGLFRADLLYRLQGLTIRIPPLRRRRDEIPALARQAVTRFCLRNDLPEKALAQPLLDVLLQYAWPGNVRELIHSLERACLAAGQADVLLPAHLPTRVRVDAARRRLAGVDSLTCCCEGRAAGRNAKGQGHAGRDQAGRDQAGRDRNAEAQNGWMWDDRGLDDWPQAWTEADGTSPARSARPDTPEQWAAAGREASAPLPAADQTGHAPLPGLRQWKRQAEAAYVRRLWAQCGGDARRAAAAAGVSRGHWYELLKKYVAG comes from the coding sequence ATGGCCCGCATACTGGTGATTGACGACGAAGCGCTTATGCGCACCATGGTTACGGTGGCCTGCGCCCGGCTGGGGCATGAGGCTCTGGCGGCGGCGGACCTGCGGACAGGTCTGGAGCAAGGCCGCACCGGCGTGGACGTGGTCCTGCTGGACGTCTGGCTGCCGGACGGCAATGGCCTGGAGTGGCAGAACGACTTTGCGCATCTGCCGGGCCGCCCCGACGTGATCATTGTCACCGGCCACGGGGACGGCGACGCGGTGGAAGCGGCCCTGCGTTCCGGCGCCTGGGAGTTTTTGTGCAAGCCCTTGCACGTGCGGGATATTGAACAGTGCCTGCGCCAGGTGCTGACCTTTCGTCAGCAGCGCAACCCCGCTACGGAGGCTCTGCTCCTGGACAGCGGGCACATAGCCGGTTCCGGGCCGGAAATGTGCCGGGCCCTCAAGCTCCTGGGGCAGGCGGCGCGCAGCGAGGTCAACGTCCTGCTGCTGGGAGAAACGGGCGTGGGCAAAGAGGTTTTTGCCAAGGCCCTTTACCGCAACAGCCCGCGCGCGGCGCGGCCCCTGGTGACGGTAGACTGCGCCTCCCTGCCGGACACGTTGGTGGAAAGCCACCTCTTCGGCCACAGCCGGGGGGCCTTTACCGGGGCGGACCGGGCGCGCGAGGGCCTGTTGCTGGCGGCAGACAAGGGCACCCTGTTTCTGGACGAGGTGGGCGATCTGCCCCTGACCGTACAGGGCTCCTTTTTGCGCGCCCTGGAGCAGCGGCGTTTTCGGCCTGTGGGCGAAGTGCGCGAGGTGTCCAGCGACTTCCGCCTGGTGGCGGCCACCAACCGCGACCTGGAGGGGATGGTTCTGGAGGGGCTGTTCCGGGCTGATCTGCTCTACCGTCTGCAGGGCCTGACCATCCGGATTCCGCCGTTGCGGCGGCGGCGGGACGAGATCCCGGCCCTGGCGCGGCAGGCCGTGACGCGCTTTTGTCTGCGCAACGATCTGCCGGAAAAAGCCTTGGCGCAGCCCCTGCTGGACGTGCTTTTGCAGTATGCCTGGCCGGGCAACGTGCGGGAACTCATCCACAGCCTGGAACGCGCCTGTCTGGCCGCCGGACAGGCGGATGTGCTGTTGCCCGCGCACTTGCCGACACGCGTGCGGGTGGATGCGGCGCGCCGCCGCCTGGCTGGCGTGGATTCGCTGACCTGTTGTTGTGAAGGCCGCGCCGCCGGGCGGAACGCCAAGGGGCAGGGCCATGCCGGGCGGGATCAGGCCGGGCGGGATCAGGCCGGGCGGGACCGGAATGCAGAAGCCCAGAACGGGTGGATGTGGGACGATCGGGGCCTGGACGACTGGCCGCAGGCCTGGACGGAAGCGGACGGCACATCTCCGGCCCGGAGCGCCAGACCGGATACTCCAGAGCAGTGGGCCGCCGCAGGCCGGGAAGCGTCCGCCCCCCTGCCGGCGGCAGACCAAACGGGCCACGCGCCCTTGCCTGGCCTGCGCCAGTGGAAGCGTCAGGCCGAGGCGGCCTATGTGCGCCGCCTCTGGGCCCAGTGCGGGGGCGACGCCCGTCGGGCCGCGGCCGCGGCCGGGGTTTCGCGCGGGCACTGGTACGAATTGCTCAAGAAGTACGTGGCCGGCTAA
- a CDS encoding ammonia-forming cytochrome c nitrite reductase subunit c552, which produces MNKTVVSPLFAGAALLAVLALGGCEDVSTELKAPTYKTGIAATETRISAFKAAFPQQHASYMKNDEDKVMTEYKGSVPYHKNDGVNPLPKGFKHAQPYLKNLWLGYPFMYEYNETRGHTHAVEDFVNIDRLNRFGADGKGNMPATCWNCKTPRMMNWIAQYGDSFWSKDVNEFRGKESIDARDETIGCANCHDPATMELRPYSEPLKDWLKRSGQDWNKLSRNEKRTLVCAQCHVEYYFTHQDNGPKLRPVFPWDNGKNPEDMYQYYKSHGPKGPDGKPGPFVDWVHAASKVGMIKMQHPDYETFQDGPHGAAGVSCADCHMQYVREDGKKVSSHWMTSPMKDPEMRACRQCHADKTADYLRSRVLYTQEKAYKQLIRAEALSVKAHEAVRLANAYEGPRPDNYDALMTEAREMVRKGQLFWDYVSAENSMGFHNPVKTMNTLAVSLECSERAVALATEATQFTIAPIMAKDIREVVPPILELSRKLQQDGEFLQKNPWTKLLPVLPKADQVWDGQNRLESSAAPR; this is translated from the coding sequence ATGAATAAGACCGTAGTTTCTCCTCTTTTTGCCGGGGCCGCACTGCTGGCCGTGCTGGCGCTTGGCGGCTGTGAAGATGTTTCCACCGAGCTCAAGGCCCCCACCTACAAGACGGGCATTGCCGCAACGGAAACGCGCATTTCCGCCTTCAAGGCAGCCTTTCCGCAGCAGCACGCTTCGTACATGAAAAACGACGAAGACAAGGTGATGACGGAGTACAAAGGCTCCGTGCCCTACCACAAGAACGACGGCGTCAACCCGCTGCCCAAGGGCTTCAAGCACGCCCAGCCCTATCTTAAAAATCTCTGGCTGGGCTACCCTTTTATGTATGAATACAATGAAACGCGCGGGCACACCCACGCGGTGGAAGACTTTGTCAATATTGATCGCCTCAACCGCTTTGGCGCGGACGGCAAGGGCAACATGCCCGCCACCTGCTGGAACTGCAAAACGCCGCGCATGATGAACTGGATCGCCCAGTACGGCGATTCCTTCTGGTCCAAGGACGTCAACGAATTTCGCGGCAAGGAATCCATCGACGCCAGAGACGAAACCATCGGCTGCGCCAACTGCCACGACCCGGCCACCATGGAGCTGCGCCCCTACTCCGAGCCTCTCAAGGACTGGCTCAAACGCAGCGGACAGGACTGGAACAAGCTCAGCCGCAACGAAAAACGTACCCTGGTCTGCGCCCAGTGCCATGTAGAATACTACTTTACCCACCAGGACAACGGCCCCAAGCTGCGTCCGGTCTTCCCCTGGGACAACGGCAAGAACCCCGAAGACATGTACCAGTACTACAAGAGCCACGGCCCCAAGGGCCCCGACGGCAAGCCCGGCCCCTTTGTGGATTGGGTGCACGCCGCCTCCAAGGTGGGCATGATCAAGATGCAGCACCCGGATTACGAAACCTTCCAGGACGGCCCCCACGGCGCAGCGGGCGTTTCCTGCGCCGACTGCCACATGCAGTACGTGCGAGAAGACGGCAAAAAGGTTTCTAGCCACTGGATGACCTCGCCCATGAAGGATCCTGAAATGCGCGCCTGCCGCCAGTGCCACGCCGACAAGACTGCGGACTACCTGCGCAGCCGCGTGCTCTATACACAGGAAAAGGCGTACAAGCAGCTCATCAGGGCCGAGGCGCTTTCGGTCAAGGCCCATGAGGCCGTACGCCTGGCCAATGCCTATGAAGGCCCCCGACCCGACAACTATGACGCTCTTATGACCGAAGCCCGCGAGATGGTCCGCAAGGGCCAGCTCTTCTGGGACTACGTTTCGGCCGAAAACAGCATGGGCTTCCATAACCCCGTGAAGACCATGAACACGCTGGCCGTGTCGCTGGAATGCAGCGAGCGCGCCGTGGCTCTGGCCACCGAGGCCACGCAGTTCACCATTGCGCCGATCATGGCCAAGGACATCAGGGAAGTGGTGCCGCCCATTCTGGAGCTGAGCCGCAAGCTGCAGCAGGACGGCGAGTTCCTGCAAAAGAACCCCTGGACCAAACTGCTGCCCGTGCTGCCCAAGGCCGACCAGGTCTGGGACGGGCAAAACCGCCTGGAATCCAGCGCCGCGCCCCGATAG
- the nrfD gene encoding NrfD/PsrC family molybdoenzyme membrane anchor subunit yields MTEFLDLVPFARPPQWGAWEPLALTMILTGGVALPAAGLAAWHAAASWAYLFALTALCALACGLLGVFVPLEQPLRVWEFVAHPAFSSWTAWGAYILPLALLCSLALLWLHRRKEPAVRTGGLIAPVRLALALAALILGGLVLAYATGELRACVGRPLWSALWATPVLLAGGTAGAAGLALLLALRLWPVLGRCSAPPEGLRRTAPALVPLCALAALLLPAPQGFAPFVGPWWHGPETLMVLLGLTALLLLHNTGRGGRTAWGLAALLSGVLLLWKIVHMGEIFGRNAALYPARAAFFDLLRPDALAAFAGTAGLAVLVAVLLPRLLPPAAPTLEG; encoded by the coding sequence ATGACTGAATTTCTTGACCTCGTGCCTTTTGCCCGACCGCCCCAGTGGGGGGCCTGGGAACCCCTGGCCCTGACTATGATCCTGACGGGCGGCGTAGCCTTGCCGGCCGCGGGGCTGGCCGCCTGGCACGCCGCCGCTTCCTGGGCCTACCTCTTTGCCCTCACGGCCCTCTGCGCCTTGGCCTGCGGCCTTTTGGGCGTGTTCGTGCCCCTGGAACAGCCCTTGCGCGTCTGGGAATTTGTGGCCCATCCGGCTTTTTCGTCGTGGACGGCCTGGGGAGCCTATATTCTGCCCCTGGCCCTGCTCTGCTCCCTGGCCCTGCTCTGGCTGCACCGGCGCAAGGAACCTGCGGTCCGCACAGGGGGCCTGATCGCCCCGGTCCGGCTTGCCCTGGCGCTGGCCGCCCTGATTTTGGGGGGACTGGTGCTGGCCTATGCCACGGGCGAGCTGCGCGCCTGCGTGGGGCGTCCGCTCTGGTCCGCCCTCTGGGCCACGCCCGTGTTGCTGGCGGGCGGGACCGCCGGGGCTGCAGGCCTGGCCCTGTTGCTGGCCCTGCGCCTCTGGCCCGTGCTGGGGCGCTGCTCCGCCCCGCCGGAAGGCCTGCGCCGCACCGCGCCCGCCCTTGTGCCGCTCTGCGCTCTGGCCGCACTGCTGCTGCCCGCGCCCCAGGGTTTTGCCCCCTTTGTGGGACCTTGGTGGCACGGGCCGGAAACGCTCATGGTCCTGCTGGGGCTGACGGCCCTGCTGCTGCTGCACAATACGGGGCGCGGCGGCCGGACGGCCTGGGGGCTTGCCGCGCTGCTGTCCGGCGTACTTTTGTTGTGGAAGATTGTACACATGGGGGAAATCTTTGGGCGCAACGCTGCGCTGTATCCGGCGCGTGCCGCCTTTTTTGACCTGCTGCGGCCGGACGCGCTGGCCGCCTTTGCCGGCACGGCGGGGCTGGCCGTGCTGGTGGCCGTGCTCCTGCCCCGGCTGTTGCCGCCGGCCGCCCCCACTCTGGAAGGATAG
- a CDS encoding AEC family transporter: MLYALAAVVPVFLIILAGVALRSRDVLPESAGAVLGIYVLRVALPLLILHLLADARPQDLARWGFWVGVIGSQLAVYALGYAGDRLFCRRGTGPAVVSGLSCSACNAAFVGLPIVANLLPGDKEAMLAAGLATLTPNVVMILAQGRLDLLNSAAVRDGSGTLVRLGRFLRVFFLGNAILLSTLLGMALAVSGLGLWTPLDRAASLIGYTAAPCMLLALGLDLHQKLLLARRRAQGHTVLRQCWYLGCKLLIHPLLCWAALAWLGVGGRWLVVGVLVSATATALLVTVIAEVYKAVPEEAALTAVLSNGVSLLTLTGFVWLFQYLGLI; encoded by the coding sequence ATGCTCTACGCTCTTGCCGCCGTTGTGCCGGTTTTTCTGATCATCCTCGCGGGCGTTGCCCTGCGCAGCCGGGACGTGCTGCCCGAAAGCGCCGGCGCCGTACTGGGGATTTATGTGCTGCGGGTGGCCCTGCCCCTGCTCATCCTGCATCTGCTGGCCGACGCGCGCCCGCAGGACCTGGCCCGCTGGGGCTTCTGGGTGGGGGTCATCGGCTCCCAGCTCGCAGTCTACGCCCTGGGCTATGCGGGGGACAGGCTGTTCTGCCGCCGAGGGACAGGCCCGGCGGTCGTCAGCGGGCTTTCCTGCTCGGCCTGCAACGCGGCCTTCGTGGGCCTGCCCATTGTGGCCAATCTGCTGCCCGGCGACAAAGAGGCCATGCTCGCGGCGGGGCTTGCCACCCTCACGCCCAATGTGGTCATGATTCTGGCCCAGGGGCGGCTGGACCTGCTTAACAGCGCGGCAGTCCGGGACGGATCCGGCACGCTGGTCCGGCTGGGGCGTTTTCTGCGCGTGTTCTTCCTGGGCAACGCCATCTTGCTCTCCACCCTGCTGGGTATGGCCCTGGCCGTATCCGGCCTGGGGCTGTGGACCCCGCTGGACCGCGCCGCCAGCCTGATAGGCTACACGGCAGCGCCCTGCATGCTGCTGGCCCTGGGGCTCGACCTGCACCAGAAGCTGCTGCTGGCCCGCCGCCGCGCCCAGGGCCACACCGTGCTGCGGCAGTGCTGGTACCTTGGCTGCAAACTGCTCATCCATCCCCTGCTCTGCTGGGCCGCCCTGGCCTGGCTGGGCGTCGGCGGCCGCTGGCTGGTAGTGGGCGTGCTGGTCAGCGCCACAGCCACGGCCCTGTTGGTCACAGTCATAGCCGAAGTTTACAAGGCCGTACCGGAAGAGGCCGCCCTCACCGCCGTGCTTTCCAACGGCGTAAGCCTGCTTACCCTCACGGGCTTTGTCTGGCTGTTCCAGTACCTGGGGCTGATTTAA
- a CDS encoding ATP-binding protein: MSPICPFRYPPGRLLWLPLAACALWLALVFGLYRQALHAETAHRLELERTRLATVAQQLLDVRNWNAAHGGVYVRQSPYGPPNPWLPEEDRTLAVADGRTLVLMNPAYMSRQLAERVAEPGLRISIVSPHPLRPDNLADAWESGALARCTEGAREIFAPPQADGQGRLRLLSVLTAGQDCLRCHHDRAEGEILGGISVSQDATDFQRGLATQVRHMHLLYGLLGLTGVLSVGGASLYLTRRRWLAEETSRLKSALLARLGHDMRTPLSAMLGMAELLRRPDLRAPEKNRALDYLTQAGGALLEMVGDITDHAALEQAAPPLREIPFNLRACLEECLALYRPVAEAKGLFLRLEAAPDLPQTVTGDCFRLRQALGNLVSNAVKFTELGGVQVDVRAQSEGDRLRCVLAVTDTGPGLRPEEQERVFANFQRGEAASSCPGTGLGLGMARQLARRMDGEVRLCSSPGQGARFTLEVLLRPAATPAASAALPPEPAGPAPSSGALAAPPLPRAAGRDALPGLRVLLVEDNPATAYYLQQMLTRAGAAVRALDDGDAALALLRDASRGPWDVLLLDACLPGRSGLDLLEAVRQGRTAVPSDQKILLCTASPAMTETAEARRRAALADGLLRKPFTFAVLRQALAATLGPATPLPVWDRQAALAAVDNDPALLAQLAAVAAQDLRQRAAALAALPLEAACGPELRRQAHACKNTAGSLCLEPLRRAAAALEQARPQDAPAARTALTAALGHALEALEALEAPEA, encoded by the coding sequence ATGTCCCCCATATGCCCTTTTCGCTATCCTCCCGGTCGCCTGCTCTGGCTGCCGCTGGCGGCCTGCGCGCTCTGGCTGGCCCTGGTCTTTGGGCTCTACCGTCAGGCTCTGCACGCGGAAACCGCGCACCGTCTGGAGCTGGAGCGCACCAGGCTGGCCACAGTGGCCCAGCAGCTGCTGGACGTACGCAACTGGAACGCGGCCCACGGCGGCGTCTATGTGCGCCAAAGCCCTTACGGCCCACCCAATCCCTGGCTGCCGGAGGAAGACCGCACCCTGGCCGTTGCCGACGGCCGCACCCTGGTGCTTATGAACCCCGCCTACATGAGCCGTCAGCTGGCCGAGCGCGTGGCCGAACCGGGCCTGCGCATCAGCATCGTCAGTCCGCATCCCCTGCGTCCGGACAATCTGGCCGACGCCTGGGAAAGCGGCGCGCTTGCCCGCTGCACCGAAGGCGCACGCGAAATTTTTGCGCCGCCGCAGGCTGATGGTCAGGGGCGTCTGCGCCTGCTCAGTGTGCTTACGGCAGGGCAGGACTGCCTGCGCTGCCACCATGACCGCGCTGAAGGCGAAATCCTGGGCGGCATCAGCGTGAGTCAGGACGCCACGGATTTCCAACGCGGTCTGGCAACGCAGGTCCGCCACATGCACCTGCTCTACGGCCTGCTGGGGCTTACGGGCGTGCTGAGCGTCGGCGGCGCCAGTCTTTATCTGACCAGGCGACGCTGGCTGGCGGAGGAAACCAGCCGCCTTAAAAGCGCCCTGCTGGCCCGTCTGGGCCACGACATGCGCACCCCGCTTTCTGCCATGCTGGGCATGGCAGAGCTTTTGCGCCGTCCGGACCTGCGCGCGCCGGAAAAAAACCGCGCCTTGGACTACCTGACCCAGGCGGGCGGGGCCCTGCTGGAAATGGTCGGCGACATCACGGACCACGCCGCTCTGGAACAGGCTGCGCCCCCCTTGCGGGAAATCCCCTTCAATCTGCGGGCTTGTCTGGAGGAATGCCTGGCCCTTTACCGTCCTGTGGCCGAGGCCAAAGGCCTTTTCCTGCGCCTGGAGGCGGCCCCGGACCTGCCCCAGACCGTGACGGGCGACTGCTTTCGCCTGCGTCAGGCTCTGGGCAACCTGGTCAGCAATGCGGTGAAATTTACGGAACTGGGCGGCGTGCAAGTGGACGTGCGCGCCCAGTCTGAGGGGGACCGGCTGCGCTGCGTCCTGGCCGTGACGGACACGGGCCCAGGTCTGCGGCCGGAAGAGCAGGAACGGGTCTTTGCCAATTTTCAGCGCGGGGAGGCCGCTTCCAGTTGCCCTGGCACGGGCCTGGGCCTGGGCATGGCCCGCCAGCTGGCCCGACGTATGGACGGCGAGGTGCGCCTTTGCTCCAGCCCTGGCCAGGGGGCGCGTTTTACTCTGGAAGTTCTTTTGCGCCCGGCCGCGACACCGGCCGCGTCCGCCGCGCTGCCGCCGGAGCCCGCAGGCCCTGCGCCCTCTTCCGGGGCCCTTGCCGCGCCGCCCCTGCCGAGGGCCGCAGGTCGGGACGCGCTGCCCGGTCTGCGCGTGCTGCTGGTGGAGGACAATCCGGCCACGGCCTACTATCTGCAACAGATGCTGACCCGCGCCGGGGCTGCCGTGCGCGCCCTGGACGACGGCGATGCGGCCCTGGCTCTGCTGCGGGACGCCTCCCGCGGCCCTTGGGATGTGCTTTTGCTGGACGCCTGCCTGCCCGGCCGCAGCGGTCTGGACCTGCTGGAAGCCGTGCGTCAGGGCCGCACCGCCGTGCCCAGCGACCAGAAAATCCTGCTCTGCACGGCCTCGCCGGCCATGACTGAAACGGCCGAAGCCCGCCGTCGCGCGGCCCTGGCCGACGGCCTGCTGCGCAAGCCCTTTACCTTTGCGGTCCTGCGTCAGGCTCTGGCGGCCACCCTTGGCCCGGCAACACCTTTGCCGGTCTGGGACCGTCAGGCCGCCCTGGCCGCCGTGGACAACGATCCCGCCCTCCTGGCCCAACTGGCGGCCGTGGCCGCGCAGGATCTGCGGCAAAGGGCCGCTGCCCTGGCCGCGCTGCCCCTGGAGGCCGCCTGCGGCCCGGAACTGCGCCGCCAGGCCCATGCCTGCAAAAACACTGCGGGCAGCCTGTGCCTTGAGCCCTTGCGCCGTGCCGCCGCCGCGCTGGAGCAGGCCCGCCCGCAGGATGCGCCTGCCGCCCGCACGGCGCTGACCGCCGCCCTGGGCCATGCCCTGGAAGCCCTGGAAGCCCTGGAAGCACCGGAAGCCTGA
- the dsrO gene encoding sulfate reduction electron transfer complex DsrMKJOP subunit DsrO, with amino-acid sequence MRRRTFLSLCCVSAAGLLADPAQADAPQGPRYAMVVDLRRCVGCQSCTVSCGAENAVPLGEFRTTVNEYALGGDPAAGHAPALAVLPRLCNHCENPPCVPVCPVGATYKRKDGLVLINAATCIGCGFCVQACPYDARFLNRETHTADKCTFCAHRMAAGLLPACVENCVGGARVFGDLHDPLSPVSRLLAAYTGKVAVLYPEKDTRPHVFYLGLDARFIHANGVPEPLPVDPAGRASHD; translated from the coding sequence ATGCGCCGAAGAACCTTCCTTTCCCTTTGCTGCGTGAGCGCGGCCGGTCTGCTTGCAGATCCGGCTCAGGCGGATGCGCCGCAAGGCCCGCGTTACGCCATGGTGGTGGATCTGCGCCGCTGCGTGGGCTGCCAATCCTGTACCGTGTCCTGCGGGGCGGAAAATGCCGTACCCCTGGGCGAGTTCCGCACCACGGTCAACGAATACGCTCTGGGCGGCGATCCGGCCGCCGGTCACGCCCCTGCCCTGGCCGTGCTGCCGCGTCTCTGCAACCATTGTGAAAATCCCCCTTGCGTGCCCGTATGTCCGGTGGGCGCCACCTACAAGCGGAAGGACGGCTTGGTGCTCATCAACGCCGCCACCTGCATCGGCTGCGGCTTTTGCGTGCAGGCCTGTCCGTATGACGCGCGCTTTCTGAACCGCGAAACCCACACGGCGGACAAGTGCACCTTCTGCGCCCACCGCATGGCCGCCGGCCTGCTGCCCGCCTGTGTAGAAAATTGCGTGGGCGGCGCGCGCGTTTTTGGCGACCTGCACGACCCCCTAAGTCCGGTCAGCCGCCTGCTGGCCGCCTACACGGGCAAGGTGGCCGTGCTGTATCCTGAAAAAGACACCAGGCCGCACGTCTTCTACCTCGGCCTGGACGCACGCTTCATCCATGCGAACGGCGTGCCGGAGCCGCTGCCCGTGGATCCGGCAGGGAGGGCCAGCCATGACTGA
- a CDS encoding cytochrome c3 family protein yields the protein MGTPRHGPWLKWLAGGVVAGMALLGVLAYAMTTTDSRPFCSTCHIMEEAAVTQKKGTHARLACNECHAPHNLLVKLPFKAQEGLRDFWGNITGKDVPHPVSLHTRDVVNANCKACHAQTNVNVASMDAKPYCVDCHRNVAHMRMRPISTRTVAYE from the coding sequence ATGGGAACACCCCGCCATGGACCTTGGCTCAAGTGGCTGGCGGGCGGCGTTGTGGCGGGCATGGCGCTTTTGGGCGTGCTGGCCTACGCCATGACGACCACGGACAGTCGGCCTTTTTGCTCCACCTGTCACATCATGGAAGAGGCCGCCGTCACCCAGAAGAAAGGCACGCACGCGCGATTGGCCTGCAACGAATGCCACGCGCCGCACAACCTGCTGGTCAAGCTGCCATTCAAGGCCCAGGAGGGCCTGCGCGACTTTTGGGGCAACATCACCGGCAAGGACGTGCCGCACCCCGTCAGTCTGCACACCCGTGACGTCGTCAATGCCAACTGCAAGGCCTGCCACGCCCAGACCAACGTCAACGTGGCCAGTATGGACGCCAAACCCTACTGTGTGGATTGTCACCGCAACGTGGCCCACATGCGCATGCGGCCCATCAGCACAAGGACGGTAGCCTATGAATAA